In the genome of Candidatus Omnitrophota bacterium, one region contains:
- a CDS encoding glycosyltransferase family 4 protein: MKITVASLWAFKLFRPEETQFFGGAELQLYFLSRELAKNPENTVQFITRGHGPAETFESEGIRVYKIPYRENPALRMVLGMRDLYRQLVGLDTDLFLQRGGGVESGLTAMAASRKRKPYLFMTCHDWDVDGTNEKRLGLIGGWLLRRGMKRADFVIAQSQWQKEKLREHYGKESVVMRSAHPMPAAVPENKKGVLWVGRCEYWKGPKVFLDLAEALPEHSFTMVCQKSNVPEMFEELSARAARLPNVTFIPGIPYEETEPLFASHRIMANTSVREGYPNTYVQCFKWGAPVITQHINPDGLLESNRMGIQAGHNFNDLTAAARRLLEDEREWKEYSANARRFALENHNVEKIAADIYRIMKDLQNSYE, encoded by the coding sequence ATGAAAATCACCGTAGCCTCGTTGTGGGCGTTTAAGTTGTTTCGGCCGGAAGAGACTCAGTTTTTTGGGGGGGCGGAATTGCAACTTTATTTTCTTTCGCGGGAATTGGCGAAGAATCCCGAAAATACGGTTCAGTTCATTACGCGGGGGCATGGTCCGGCGGAGACGTTCGAGAGCGAGGGGATAAGGGTGTATAAGATTCCCTACCGCGAGAATCCGGCGCTGCGGATGGTTTTGGGGATGCGGGATTTGTATCGCCAACTCGTTGGCTTGGATACGGATTTATTTTTGCAGCGCGGGGGGGGCGTGGAGTCGGGACTGACCGCCATGGCGGCGAGCCGGAAGCGAAAACCGTATCTCTTCATGACCTGCCATGATTGGGACGTAGACGGAACGAATGAAAAGCGGCTGGGACTAATCGGCGGATGGTTGTTGCGGCGAGGAATGAAGCGCGCCGATTTCGTCATTGCTCAATCGCAATGGCAAAAGGAGAAACTGCGGGAGCATTACGGAAAAGAGAGCGTCGTCATGCGGTCGGCGCATCCCATGCCGGCGGCGGTTCCGGAGAATAAAAAAGGCGTTCTTTGGGTGGGGCGATGCGAGTATTGGAAAGGGCCGAAGGTTTTTCTCGACCTGGCGGAAGCGTTGCCGGAGCATTCGTTCACAATGGTTTGCCAGAAGTCGAACGTTCCGGAGATGTTCGAAGAACTATCGGCGCGGGCGGCGCGCTTGCCGAACGTGACGTTTATTCCCGGCATTCCTTACGAGGAAACGGAGCCGCTGTTCGCCTCTCACCGGATTATGGCGAATACCTCGGTGCGGGAGGGTTATCCTAATACCTATGTGCAATGCTTCAAATGGGGCGCGCCGGTGATAACGCAGCATATCAATCCCGACGGTTTGTTGGAATCCAACCGGATGGGGATTCAAGCGGGACATAATTTCAATGATTTGACGGCGGCGGCGCGGCGGCTGCTGGAAGACGAACGCGAATGGAAGGAATACAGCGCCAATGCGCGGCGGTTTGCGCTGGAAAACCATAACGTAGAAAAAATTGCTGCGGATATCTATCGTATTATGAAGGACTTACAGAATTCTTATGAATGA
- a CDS encoding class I SAM-dependent methyltransferase produces the protein MSEAINVPQEVKGLYTRYPFPGPGLETEVVENFRRALAFLRVSPDELRNASALDAGCGTGIVAAYLASRCKDVKALDLTSASLEMAKERAERGGFLNIEFRLGSVFDLPFPEQKFDLVLSRGVLHHTEDAYRGFCRIASALRPGGRIIVSLYHRYGRLRHRLRRARVARIAGEDIERRVETAERLYFLGTPDSEKERIRSLISDQYAHPHETYHTGGQVMRWFRENGIEYASSYYPIHPTEYFQLEEALFPEEALQRSGKHRAARAVLRGMKAARIDKAMALLGGGGALGRTMMELSWFFFNIQYFYMTGIKKGD, from the coding sequence ATGTCCGAAGCAATCAATGTACCCCAGGAAGTGAAGGGGCTTTACACGAGATATCCGTTTCCCGGTCCCGGATTGGAAACAGAGGTCGTGGAGAATTTTCGACGGGCGCTGGCGTTCTTGCGAGTATCGCCGGATGAATTGCGTAATGCGTCCGCCCTTGACGCTGGGTGTGGGACGGGAATTGTCGCCGCTTACTTGGCTTCTAGATGTAAAGACGTAAAGGCGTTAGACTTGACAAGCGCATCCCTGGAAATGGCTAAAGAACGGGCGGAACGCGGCGGTTTCCTCAACATCGAATTTCGCCTTGGCTCCGTCTTCGATCTCCCCTTTCCCGAACAGAAATTCGACCTGGTTTTGTCGCGTGGTGTATTGCATCATACGGAAGACGCCTACCGGGGATTTTGCCGCATTGCTTCCGCCTTGCGTCCTGGCGGGAGGATCATCGTCAGCTTGTATCACCGCTACGGGCGGTTGCGGCACCGGCTGCGGCGGGCAAGGGTGGCGCGAATCGCGGGGGAGGATATCGAGAGGCGAGTAGAGACGGCGGAGCGGTTGTATTTTTTGGGGACTCCGGATTCGGAAAAAGAGCGGATCCGCAGTCTAATCAGCGATCAATACGCGCATCCCCATGAAACCTATCATACGGGGGGGCAGGTGATGCGATGGTTTAGGGAAAATGGGATCGAATACGCTTCGTCCTATTATCCCATCCATCCCACGGAATATTTTCAATTGGAAGAGGCGCTGTTTCCCGAAGAAGCGTTGCAACGTTCAGGAAAGCATCGCGCCGCCCGCGCTGTTTTAAGGGGAATGAAAGCGGCGCGGATAGATAAAGCAATGGCGCTGCTGGGAGGCGGCGGCGCATTGGGCCGGACGATGATGGAATTATCCTGGTTTTTCTTCAATATCCAGTATTTCTATATGACGGGGATCAAGAAGGGAGATTGA
- a CDS encoding anion transporter: protein MEIPVFCIFIFVYAGMILGGIPGLVLDRTGIALIGAIAVILTGAASPIEAWNAVDVSTIALLFGLMVVSSQFRLGGFYVAVTRALAASPYSPERILLLLVYISGLLSALLANDIVCLAMAPILIEGCAKKKLNPVPFLIALACASNIGSAATLIGNPQNMLIGQGLKLSFRGYLLDGAIPAALGLFGAWGIICWNYRGRWRCEFRLPEVVAPVFNLWQSGKGLVILALLLAVFLFTPWPREAAALAAAGILLTSRKMESRNMLGLVDWHVLVLFIGLFVVNHALNATGLAAAGILRLANSGADLHHPAWLFGATVVLSNLVSNVPAVMLLMPAATHPLAGPVLALSSTLAGNLIIVGSIANIIVVDKAAQCGIRIGWKEHARAGIPITILTLAIAAVWLGMRAVMH from the coding sequence ATGGAAATCCCCGTTTTTTGCATTTTTATCTTCGTCTACGCCGGAATGATTTTGGGCGGGATTCCGGGTTTGGTTTTGGATCGCACGGGGATTGCCTTGATCGGGGCGATCGCCGTGATCCTGACGGGGGCCGCTTCGCCCATCGAGGCGTGGAATGCGGTGGATGTTTCGACGATCGCCTTGCTTTTCGGGCTGATGGTGGTTTCGTCCCAGTTCAGGTTGGGGGGATTTTACGTCGCCGTGACGCGGGCGCTCGCCGCTTCGCCTTATTCTCCGGAGCGGATTCTTTTGTTGTTGGTCTATATTTCCGGGCTGCTCTCGGCTCTATTGGCTAATGACATCGTTTGTTTGGCGATGGCGCCGATTCTGATTGAAGGCTGCGCGAAGAAGAAGCTGAATCCAGTTCCTTTCCTGATCGCACTGGCCTGTGCGTCCAATATAGGATCGGCGGCGACGCTGATCGGCAATCCGCAAAATATGCTGATCGGGCAGGGATTGAAACTCTCCTTCCGCGGCTATCTGCTAGACGGCGCCATTCCCGCTGCGTTAGGTCTTTTCGGAGCTTGGGGGATTATCTGTTGGAATTATCGGGGTCGATGGCGATGCGAATTCCGCTTGCCGGAAGTGGTAGCGCCCGTTTTCAATCTTTGGCAAAGCGGAAAAGGATTAGTTATACTTGCGCTGCTGCTCGCCGTTTTTCTCTTTACGCCGTGGCCAAGGGAGGCGGCGGCGCTGGCGGCGGCGGGGATTCTGTTGACGAGCCGCAAGATGGAGTCGCGGAACATGCTGGGATTGGTGGATTGGCATGTGTTGGTTTTGTTTATCGGTCTGTTCGTGGTGAATCATGCGTTGAATGCGACGGGTTTGGCGGCGGCCGGGATTTTGCGCTTGGCGAACAGCGGCGCCGATTTGCACCATCCCGCCTGGCTTTTCGGCGCGACGGTTGTCCTTTCCAATTTGGTTTCCAACGTACCGGCGGTGATGCTGCTTATGCCCGCCGCCACACATCCGCTCGCTGGTCCGGTATTGGCGTTGAGCAGTACGCTGGCGGGCAATCTCATCATCGTCGGCAGCATCGCCAATATCATTGTAGTCGACAAAGCGGCGCAATGCGGCATCCGCATCGGCTGGAAAGAACACGCGCGCGCGGGGATTCCCATTACGATATTGACTTTGGCCATCGCGGCGGTTTGGTTGGGGATGCGGGCTGTTATGCATTAA